TCTTGCATCACATATGGACAGTAACACAAGCATGGAAGCCTCTTGCTTCCTGTAGAGGTTTCTCTATTGTCCAGGTCTTTGTTTCTGGATCAAAGCATTCAACTACCCTACTAGCATGAGAATCATGTGACCCCACTCTCAAATTGTCCGTCATACCCCCTATCACATAAATCTTGTCTCTGAGGACAGTAGCACCACTATTTTTATGGCAAAAGTTCATGTCAGGCAGTCTCTGGAATGTACGCTTCTCTGGATCTAGTGTGATCACCTTCTTCGTATCCTcccaaaaaatgtaaaatactccATTAAGCACCACTATTTGAGCAAATTCAATTGCTTCTGGCAAGATAAAATGTTCACGTAAGGGTTTGATTGCTGTACTGTCAGGGGACCCTTCATAGCACTCCATTGTGTTGACTTTGGCTTCACCTTGCAGTCCCCCTACCTCCACCAACTGATTCCCGTAAGGAACAATCTTTGACAGAGTCCTTGGGAAAGAAGAATGGCCAACAACTGACCACACATTTGTGGACGGGTCAAAACATTCAATACAGCCCTGATCTACTACCTCAAAGTTAGCGGTATACGTCACTCCACCAAAAATAAACAACCTATCATGCAGCACAGCAGAAGCGTGTTTCGCTCTGGGCTGACTCATGCAGGTGATCTCGTGCCATTCTCGTCCACCTGTATCAAACTTCCACACATTTCCAATAATTCTTCCATCAAGAATACCGCCTGCGACTATAATACAGTTAACTACAGCAGACACACTGAACCAGGTCACAGGTTTAGGGAAGTCGGGCAATGAGGACCATGCATTCTTTTGAGGATCAAACATTTCAACTGTTCTCGTTACAAACCCGTTCAAACCACCTATTGCTACTATAACCTCTTTGGCAATGGTTGACGGTCTTGGGTGGAACATAGTATCTTGCATGCTTCGCCGCCTCCTACCATATTGGTCATGAATAGTTTCATGTTTAATCTCAGCTTGTCTGACTAGATCCATACATCTATCACAATTTTGTAAAAGAGGTTCATTTTCCATACTTCGTAAATTATTAATATTGATCACAGGCAATCTGACTTCTTGCAGTAACTGTAGAatatattttttcctgtcttcAACATCGTACTTTATCCATCGTATAACAGCATTATACACAGTTTCTTCATTTCGTACTTCTATATGATCACTTGAAACAAACCACAGCAACTTCTCTAGTGGTATTTCAAGAAACTCATCGTACTGAACTAGAGCCGAGAAATTTTCTAGGGCATACTTTGTAGCACTGTCCTCTAGCTCCTTGCAGGAATGAATTTGTGAAAACAACTGAATGCCCAAACAGTTTGAGGGATGTAACTGTCGTTTCAAAAAATTGCAGCAAGCATCAACAATGGCAGGATATTGGAATTTGCAACCAGCAGTGAGCATTTCTTGAGCATTGTCTGTTGAGATCTCTAGACGGCCGGTGTAAACATAGTCTATGATACGCTTAAATGTCCAAGGAGAAATATCAGCAAAGGGTACACGTATATCTCTATTTTCTCTTAAATCATTGGTAAACATTGCATGAAAATATGGGCTACTAGCTGACAACAGGTTCTTATGGCAAGGAAACTCCTCCTGTCCTAGACACAATATTGTGTCTGTGAAAAGCCTCTTCAGCCTCATTTCATTGAGATTTTTAAGAATGCCCATTCCATAACCTACATCCATCAAAATGTACTTGTCATCCACAACGCTTCCTGCTCCAACTTCAGCCATTTTGACGTACACTACCCGAGATCCTCACTCTTCGCTGCGTGTCTCTCGATACTTCACCAAGCCAAAATGAAACTCTTCCTTGCCCACAATATTACACTGCAATTAGAAAAGACAATGTTTAGTCAAAGAATTCACGACGGCCCGAAGGCACTCACCAGACTTAAATATATATCAAGACACATTGCATCGTGAAAGGGAAGTTAAAAAACAATTGTGTTCAGTATGAAATATGACAAATATGACCCATACAAGAAACCAGGCATATAACGGGTTTTCAACTTTATACAACAGTAGCCAATATTCAGCCATTCACTACTGAAAAAAGAACATTACTTTTCTAGAGATGTCAAAGAGAGACTCCCCAAAAAAGCCAGGTAACGGTAGTATAAAATCTACAAGATCCTTTGGAATAACAAATGATAACTTACTGAGTTATTAACGTGCTGATGCAAACAGACTTTTATTGAAAAAGTAcaaacaggggcataatttcatcaaaCTGAAAGCAGGAGTTTCGAAACCAATGTCATCCAGATAGTTTTATCATGCAGAAGGCTGCTGTTGTACATTATCAAGTGTCATTCTGATGTGATGAGTAAACAGAGTGGTgagtaataactaagatataaTGTAGCTGAGAACTGTTAAACAAGATATCTATATATATGACGCTGCCAGTATCCTAACAGTTCTGGTGACTTTCCTCACAGCGAGCTTcaagtaatagcagactcagttttatAAAGTCCGCTATGAGAAAAGTGCATTATTGCTTACGCTCCACAGCACTGGCTTACGTGGAACTCttatttaatattaaacaagagctgtcactaatggtaacaaatgcccctgcagcgccttgacctttgacctggtgaccccaaagtcaaaaggggtcgtgtactcaataagtactatcagcatgtgaagtttgaaggtcctgggtgcagtggtttgcgagtaaagtgccttcatgcaaaaagttaacattggcccctgtgaccttcacctttgacctggtgaccccaaattcagtaggggatgtgtactcaataagtactatcagcatgtgaagtttgaaggtcctgggtgcagtggttcgcgagtaaagtgccttcatgcaaaaagttaacactggcccctgtgaccttgacctttgacctggtgaccccaaagtcagtaggggtcgtgtactcaataagtactatcagcaagtgaagtttgaaggtcctgggtgcagtggttcatgagtaaagtgccttcatgcaaaaagttaacgttgtgacgaacaaacgaacCGACGGACGGACAGCAGAAAATAaagaagggggcataaaaatatatttaatatacgTGTATTCCATGATACTAagtaacaataatttgttaaaagtcCCAtgttttttgcaatattttagtTTACAGCTGCAAAACAGCAGCGGATCAATAGATTGCTTTTTGGATTATCAAATTTtatacaagaggaccaagatcgctcacctgagtaacacaccataacagtataaatatgttttaccaagtgatttcatggatacaaatattctgaccaattttcatcaagactggaccaaaaatgtggcctcttgggTGTACACTtgtaagcattttctttgatttgacctagtgacctaaattttaaccctacatgaccaagattcgaacttgtccaagatgtcatgaaaacaaacaatctgacaaagtttcaggaagattggagcaaggaagtggcctctagagtgtatacaagcttttcctttgatctgacctagtgaccaagcttttgaccccacatcaccCATATTTGAAATCATCGAagatagaataaacaagagctgtctccataggatgacacatgcccccgatggcactttgaatgaatagttatggccgatgttagagtttaggacctttgacctacagagctgggtcttgcgcacgacacgtcgtcttactgtgtcacacattcatgcatagttattttaaaattccatgcatgaatgacaaagatatggacaggacatgcccttcaatgcactatcatgaaaaatgacctttaacgtctaagtgtgaccttgacctttgagctacaaacctgggtcttgcgcgtgacacgtcgtcttactgtggtacacattcatgccaagttatttgaaaatccatccatggatgacaaagatatggaccagacacgccaatcaatgcactatccttaaaagtctaggtgtgaccttgacctttgagttacggacctgggtcttgcgtgcgacacgtcgtcttactgtggtacacattcatgccaagttatttgaaaatccatccatcgatgacaaagatatggaccggacatgcccatcaatgcactatcctttaatgtctaagtgtgaccttgacctttgagctacgaacctgggtcttgcgcacgacacgtcgtcttactgtggttcacattcatgccaagttatttgaaaatccatccatcgatgacaaagatatggaccggacacgccaatcaatgcactatcctttaatttctaagtgtgaccttgacctttgagctacggacctgggtcttgcgcacgacacgtcgccttactgtggttcacattcacgccaagttatttgaaaatccatccatcgatgacaaagatatggaccggacacgcccatcaatgcactatcctttaatgtctaagtgtgaccttgacctttgagctacggacctgggtcttgcgcgcgacacgttgtcttactgtggtacacattaatgccaagttatttgaaaatccatccatcgatgacaaagatatggaccggacacgaaaattgcggacagactgacagaccgacagacggttcaaaaactatatgcctcccttcgggggcataaaaatgtgccccctagagtgtaaacaagcttattctttgatttcagATCAAagcatacatgtaaatgaaacctctatacaGCTTTGAAGGCCAATATagaaattttttccccttttaggggcagtaaTTCTAAACGCATCATGTAATCTagctggtttttgaaaggaaccgagttattattgtgacttaagttgcaAGTGTAGTtaaaatccaatgtaaaatgtcacttctatcgtgttcacaaggtaaaattaacaaattttggctctttctggggccgtaactccagaacctatgattggatctgcccgattcatcatggaatcaaagatctattgttgttaaagatattttgcaagtttgtatcaaatcaaaccataaatgaagtctctatatggctgcaaaagccaagtagcaatttttggcccttaacggggccataactctagagactagaacccatgatgggatctggccagttttcgaaaggaatcgagatattacgccaatacaagttgtgtgcaagtttaattaaaatcaattgcaaaatgtggtctctatcgtgttcacaagtcaaaaatagcaaattttggccttttaaggggccataactctgaaacccatgatgaaatctggccagttttctaaagaaaccgagatattatgccaatacaagttgtgtgcaagtttaattaaaatcaattgcaaaatgtggtctctttcgtgttcacaagccaaaaatagcaaattttggccctttaatgggccataactctggaacccatgatgggatctggccagttttcgaaaggaagcaagatattatgccaaaacaagttgtgtgcaaggtttgttaaaattcattgcaaaatgtggtctctattgtgttcaaaaGATAttgtggatggacagacggacaaactTCAACTGTCCTTTGTAGAAAATattaaacttctttttcaaacacatttttctctaaattcatttttgttgtgtgtctaacatacttatctaggtactccgaGAAATGAAAACTACATTTGTAGTTACCGGTAacttatattatttttcaaacatgcagtttttttttattttgacag
The sequence above is a segment of the Mercenaria mercenaria strain notata chromosome 3, MADL_Memer_1, whole genome shotgun sequence genome. Coding sequences within it:
- the LOC123524548 gene encoding kelch-like protein 21 encodes the protein MAEVGAGSVVDDKYILMDVGYGMGILKNLNEMRLKRLFTDTILCLGQEEFPCHKNLLSASSPYFHAMFTNDLRENRDIRVPFADISPWTFKRIIDYVYTGRLEISTDNAQEMLTAGCKFQYPAIVDACCNFLKRQLHPSNCLGIQLFSQIHSCKELEDSATKYALENFSALVQYDEFLEIPLEKLLWFVSSDHIEVRNEETVYNAVIRWIKYDVEDRKKYILQLLQEVRLPVININNLRSMENEPLLQNCDRCMDLVRQAEIKHETIHDQYGRRRRSMQDTMFHPRPSTIAKEVIVAIGGLNGFVTRTVEMFDPQKNAWSSLPDFPKPVTWFSVSAVVNCIIVAGGILDGRIIGNVWKFDTGGREWHEITCMSQPRAKHASAVLHDRLFIFGGVTYTANFEVVDQGCIECFDPSTNVWSVVGHSSFPRTLSKIVPYGNQLVEVGGLQGEAKVNTMECYEGSPDSTAIKPLREHFILPEAIEFAQIVVLNGVFYIFWEDTKKVITLDPEKRTFQRLPDMNFCHKNSGATVLRDKIYVIGGMTDNLRVGSHDSHASRVVECFDPETKTWTIEKPLQEARGFHACVTVHM